One Lacunisphaera limnophila DNA window includes the following coding sequences:
- the mnmA gene encoding tRNA 2-thiouridine(34) synthase MnmA codes for MSRILVAMSGGVDSSVAALLLKQQGHDIVGAYMKNWINEDNVLGHCPWMQDIEDARATAEAIGIEFRVVNLMQDYRRLVVDYLLDGYQRGLTPNPDVMCNREMKFGVFLNYARAEGFASVATGHYARRVERVAPNALSDPNALRATPSTFALLEGLDPNKDQSYFLALLAQAQLRDALFPIGHLAKPALRELAADARLPNARKKDSQGICFIGEVKMADFLRAYVPDHPGPIVRATDGRVLGEHRGLHYYTIGQRRGIRIPSNTDNEAYVVVGKRAADHALLVAFDGPAAPGLWTSEARVHSLSFIGDPLTAPAEIECRVRYRDPRVAITFTPDPGGPDTAIPPASARIRFATPQRALASGQIMALYRGEQLLGGAVFA; via the coding sequence ATGTCCCGCATCCTCGTCGCCATGTCCGGCGGAGTCGACAGCTCCGTCGCCGCGCTCCTGCTCAAGCAGCAGGGCCACGACATCGTCGGCGCCTACATGAAGAACTGGATCAACGAGGACAACGTCCTCGGTCACTGCCCGTGGATGCAGGATATCGAAGATGCCCGCGCCACCGCCGAGGCCATCGGGATCGAGTTCCGCGTGGTCAACCTGATGCAGGATTACCGCCGGCTGGTGGTGGACTACCTGCTCGACGGCTACCAGCGCGGCCTCACGCCGAACCCGGACGTGATGTGCAACCGCGAGATGAAGTTCGGCGTGTTCCTGAACTATGCCCGGGCCGAGGGCTTCGCGTCCGTGGCCACGGGCCACTACGCCCGCCGGGTGGAGCGCGTTGCCCCCAACGCGCTTTCCGATCCGAACGCGTTGCGGGCAACGCCTTCCACCTTCGCCCTCCTCGAAGGCCTCGACCCCAACAAGGACCAGTCCTACTTCCTCGCCCTCCTCGCCCAGGCGCAGCTGCGCGACGCCCTCTTCCCCATCGGCCACCTTGCCAAGCCCGCGCTGCGTGAGCTGGCCGCGGACGCCCGGCTGCCCAACGCCCGCAAGAAGGACAGCCAGGGCATCTGCTTCATCGGCGAGGTGAAGATGGCCGACTTCCTCCGCGCCTACGTCCCCGACCACCCCGGCCCGATCGTCCGCGCCACCGACGGCCGGGTCCTCGGCGAACACCGCGGCCTCCATTACTACACCATCGGCCAGCGCCGCGGGATCCGCATCCCGTCGAACACGGACAACGAGGCCTACGTCGTCGTCGGCAAACGCGCCGCTGATCACGCCCTGCTCGTCGCCTTCGACGGCCCGGCCGCCCCCGGCCTGTGGACGAGCGAGGCGCGCGTGCACAGCCTGAGTTTCATCGGCGACCCGCTCACCGCCCCCGCGGAAATCGAGTGCCGCGTGCGCTACCGCGACCCGCGCGTCGCCATCACGTTCACGCCGGACCCGGGTGGGCCGGATACCGCGATCCCGCCGGCCTCCGCCCGCATCCGTTTCGCCACGCCCCAGCGCGCCCTCGCCTCCGGCCAGATCATGGCCCTCTACCGGGGCGAACAGCTCCTCGGCGGCGCCGTCTTCGCGTAA